From one Brevibacterium sp. 'Marine' genomic stretch:
- a CDS encoding biotin carboxylase N-terminal domain-containing protein: protein MSRILIANRGEIAVRIIRACAQHGHTSVAVYADQDADAMHARLADEAFALPGTTAGETYLNIDAILTAAKSAGADAVHPGYGFLSENADFASAVEAAGLIWIGPNADTITALGDKVTARQLAQKVGAPLAPGIDRPLENAAEVESFAAEAGLPIIIKAAHGGGGRGMKIVHELTEVADAFESATREAVEAFGRPECFVEKYLERPRHVEVQIVGDGRGRVVAVGDRDCSAQRRNQKLIEEAPAPGLTDEQRERLHRSAEAICAEVDYRGAGTVEFLLAADGTMTFLEVNTRLQVEHPVTEVTSGVDLVAEQFRIAFGHGLSLESTPQPVGHAIELRINAEDPGRGFLPTPGRIDVLDVPGGLGVRWDSGVRAGDTVQPAFDSLFAKLIVHGPDREQAIARTVTAAKELHVEGPATVVPCSLAILRDEAFTGLGVAGVDGIHTQWIEAELLPRFETQERPAPVADGQMQRMSIEIDGKLTTIGLPAGLLAALGSVGGTGQGNTGQGGAVGAAGNGGAASASAGDVTAPVPGSLVDFLVEDGAQVAAGDEVAVLSAMKMETRVEAPVAGTLRQVAAVGDVVAVGQTIARVD, encoded by the coding sequence ATGTCGAGAATCCTCATCGCCAACCGCGGCGAGATCGCCGTCCGCATCATCCGCGCCTGCGCCCAGCACGGGCACACCTCGGTGGCTGTCTACGCCGATCAGGACGCCGACGCCATGCATGCCCGCCTCGCCGACGAAGCATTCGCCCTGCCCGGGACGACAGCCGGTGAGACCTACCTCAACATCGATGCGATCCTGACCGCTGCGAAGTCCGCCGGCGCCGATGCCGTCCACCCCGGCTACGGATTCCTGTCCGAGAACGCCGACTTCGCCTCCGCCGTCGAAGCCGCCGGGCTGATCTGGATCGGGCCGAACGCGGACACGATCACCGCCCTCGGCGACAAGGTCACCGCCCGTCAGCTCGCGCAGAAGGTCGGCGCCCCCTTGGCGCCGGGCATCGACCGCCCTTTGGAGAACGCAGCCGAGGTCGAGTCCTTCGCCGCCGAGGCGGGACTGCCGATCATCATCAAGGCCGCCCACGGCGGCGGTGGGCGCGGAATGAAGATCGTCCACGAGCTGACCGAGGTGGCCGATGCCTTCGAATCGGCCACCCGTGAGGCCGTCGAGGCCTTCGGTCGACCCGAATGCTTCGTCGAGAAGTACCTCGAACGTCCCCGCCATGTCGAGGTCCAGATCGTCGGCGACGGTCGGGGCCGGGTCGTGGCCGTCGGTGACCGCGACTGCTCCGCTCAGCGACGCAACCAGAAGCTCATCGAGGAAGCACCTGCCCCGGGGCTGACGGATGAGCAGCGCGAACGTCTGCACCGTTCGGCCGAAGCCATCTGCGCCGAGGTGGACTACCGCGGTGCCGGCACCGTCGAATTCCTGCTCGCCGCCGACGGCACCATGACGTTCCTCGAGGTCAACACCCGACTGCAGGTCGAACATCCCGTCACCGAGGTGACCTCCGGGGTCGATCTCGTCGCCGAGCAGTTCCGCATCGCCTTCGGCCACGGTCTGTCGCTGGAGTCGACCCCGCAGCCGGTCGGTCATGCGATCGAACTGCGCATCAACGCCGAGGATCCCGGCCGCGGATTCCTCCCGACTCCGGGACGCATCGATGTCCTCGATGTGCCCGGCGGCCTCGGTGTGCGCTGGGATTCCGGTGTGCGTGCCGGTGACACCGTGCAGCCGGCCTTCGACTCACTCTTCGCGAAACTCATCGTCCACGGTCCCGACCGTGAGCAGGCGATCGCGCGCACCGTGACAGCGGCGAAGGAGCTCCACGTCGAGGGCCCAGCCACAGTGGTGCCGTGCTCTCTGGCGATCCTGCGTGATGAGGCATTCACCGGTCTCGGCGTCGCCGGTGTCGACGGCATCCACACCCAGTGGATCGAAGCCGAGTTGCTGCCGCGCTTCGAGACCCAGGAACGCCCGGCCCCGGTGGCCGACGGTCAGATGCAGCGCATGTCGATCGAGATCGACGGGAAGCTGACCACCATCGGACTGCCCGCCGGGCTGCTCGCAGCCCTCGGCTCGGTCGGTGGGACCGGTCAGGGCAACACCGGCCAGGGCGGTGCGGTCGGTGCTGCTGGGAATGGTGGAGCCGCCTCGGCGAGTGCCGGGGATGTCACCGCGCCCGTGCCGGGCAGCCTCGTGGATTTCCTCGTCGAGGACGGCGCGCAGGTGGCGGCCGGTGACGAGGTCGCGGTGCTGTCGGCGATGAAGATGGAGACCCGGGTCGAAGCCCCGGTCGCGGGAACGCTGCGCCAGGTCGCGGCCGTCGGCGACGTCGTGGCGGTCGGACAGACCATCGCACGGGTCGACTGA
- the bcp gene encoding thioredoxin-dependent thiol peroxidase, translating to MSRLSVGDTAPEFTLVNQDGKSVSLSDFRGQRVVVYFYPAAMTPGCTTEACDFRDSLSALKAAGIAVVGISPDKPEKLQQFIDKEGLNFDLLSDEDKTMMTEWGAFGEKKNYGKVVQGVIRSTVVVDAEGKVELAQYNVKATGHVARVRKELGIDAA from the coding sequence ATGTCACGTCTGTCGGTCGGCGACACCGCCCCGGAGTTCACCCTCGTCAACCAGGACGGAAAGTCCGTGAGCCTCAGCGATTTCCGAGGTCAGCGGGTCGTCGTGTACTTCTACCCGGCCGCTATGACCCCGGGCTGCACGACTGAGGCCTGCGATTTCCGGGACTCGCTCTCGGCACTCAAGGCCGCCGGCATCGCCGTCGTCGGCATCTCCCCGGACAAGCCGGAGAAGCTGCAGCAGTTCATCGACAAGGAGGGGCTCAACTTCGACCTCCTCTCTGATGAGGACAAGACGATGATGACCGAGTGGGGTGCCTTCGGCGAGAAGAAGAACTACGGCAAGGTCGTCCAGGGCGTCATCCGCTCGACCGTCGTCGTCGATGCCGAGGGCAAGGTCGAACTCGCCCAGTACAACGTCAAGGCCACCGGGCACGTCGCCCGCGTGCGCAAGGAGCTCGGCATCGACGCAGCCTGA
- a CDS encoding GNAT family N-acetyltransferase: MTTSPAPTIRPTAPADEARWKELFRAYREFYRLEPSEEVVSRVWSWLTDPAHECQGLVAEADGMIVGIADYRRFSRPSTGSVGIWLDDLFTDPDARGRGVGRALISRLQVIASSEGCSVVRWITADDNAQAQVLYDDVAAKTNWLTYDAKPTES; encoded by the coding sequence ATGACGACGTCCCCGGCTCCGACGATCCGCCCCACCGCGCCTGCCGACGAGGCCCGGTGGAAAGAGCTTTTCCGTGCCTACCGCGAGTTCTACCGATTGGAACCATCCGAGGAGGTCGTCTCCCGCGTGTGGTCGTGGCTGACCGACCCCGCACACGAGTGCCAGGGACTCGTCGCCGAGGCGGACGGAATGATCGTCGGAATCGCCGACTACCGTCGTTTCTCGCGTCCATCGACAGGCAGCGTCGGCATCTGGCTCGACGATCTCTTCACCGATCCCGATGCGCGCGGCCGAGGTGTCGGCCGTGCCTTGATCTCCCGACTGCAGGTGATCGCCTCGTCCGAAGGCTGTTCGGTGGTCCGGTGGATCACCGCCGATGACAACGCTCAGGCTCAGGTGCTCTACGACGATGTCGCAGCGAAGACGAACTGGCTCACCTACGACGCGAAGCCGACGGAGTCGTGA
- a CDS encoding MerR family transcriptional regulator, whose product MQEPTDRPEMRMAELARRSDLSVPTIKYYLREGLLQPGRRTSVNQAVYDRTHLERLRLIRAMTSVAGLPLAKVRAVVGAVDGQASEIEAMGVTQDALVGEAETDDAAASAILDRAITARGWRCASSSPAYRAAVNAVAMLSEEGLTPLLDRLDAYVEAAEDVGRTDLDAIGDAVSMEERIRGVVLGSVLRTPLLEALVLLAQQHFAQDLTRSEES is encoded by the coding sequence ATGCAGGAGCCGACGGACAGGCCGGAGATGAGGATGGCGGAGCTGGCCCGCCGTTCGGACCTCAGTGTGCCGACCATCAAGTACTACCTGCGAGAAGGGCTGCTGCAGCCGGGACGACGGACGAGCGTGAATCAAGCCGTCTACGATCGAACTCATCTCGAGCGGCTGCGCCTCATCCGGGCCATGACGTCGGTGGCCGGACTGCCCTTGGCGAAGGTGCGAGCCGTCGTCGGTGCGGTGGACGGACAGGCTTCGGAGATCGAAGCGATGGGCGTCACCCAGGACGCGCTCGTCGGCGAGGCCGAGACGGACGATGCCGCTGCCTCGGCGATACTCGACCGTGCGATCACCGCGCGAGGATGGCGCTGCGCGTCCTCATCGCCGGCTTATCGGGCGGCTGTGAACGCGGTTGCCATGTTGTCCGAAGAGGGCCTGACTCCGCTCCTCGATCGGCTCGATGCCTATGTCGAGGCGGCAGAAGACGTCGGCCGGACCGACCTCGATGCGATCGGCGACGCAGTCAGCATGGAGGAACGGATTCGCGGAGTCGTCCTCGGCAGTGTGCTGCGCACACCGTTGCTCGAGGCGTTGGTCCTGCTTGCCCAGCAGCACTTCGCGCAGGATCTCACTCGCTCGGAAGAAAGCTGA
- a CDS encoding DUF1772 domain-containing protein: protein MDAFALAAVLVTGFVGSAEFGSAALVHPVIRRLATDDQLIMEKGLLKTFGRVMPVGMTAATALAIIVAIDEPNAWLVSAAISLGVALVVTIVGNVPINSQTGRITEETAPEGFIAMRRRWDVFQIVRATLQLLGFVLVTVGVVGFD, encoded by the coding sequence ATGGACGCTTTCGCATTGGCTGCGGTCCTCGTCACCGGTTTCGTCGGCTCAGCGGAGTTCGGGTCGGCCGCCTTGGTCCACCCGGTGATCCGTCGGCTGGCGACGGACGATCAGCTCATCATGGAGAAGGGCCTGCTGAAGACATTCGGCCGGGTGATGCCGGTGGGGATGACCGCGGCGACTGCTCTGGCGATCATCGTCGCCATCGATGAGCCCAACGCCTGGCTGGTTTCGGCTGCAATCAGCCTCGGCGTCGCTCTGGTCGTGACGATCGTCGGGAACGTCCCGATCAATTCCCAAACGGGACGGATCACCGAGGAGACCGCTCCCGAGGGATTCATCGCCATGCGCAGACGGTGGGACGTCTTCCAGATCGTGCGCGCAACTCTGCAGCTGCTCGGTTTCGTCCTTGTCACGGTCGGAGTCGTCGGATTCGACTGA
- a CDS encoding maleylpyruvate isomerase family mycothiol-dependent enzyme, translating to MSETEYWDLIHAERARLADLLTTLGTEQWAHATLCTEWSVEQVVAHLTAAANTGRWAWIRSIARAGFDPAKHNARLLKRRLGGSPGETLAKFRDSPRRISL from the coding sequence ATGAGCGAAACCGAATACTGGGACCTCATCCACGCGGAGCGCGCACGCCTGGCCGATCTGCTGACGACTCTCGGAACTGAGCAGTGGGCGCACGCCACCCTGTGCACGGAATGGTCGGTCGAGCAGGTCGTCGCCCACCTGACCGCCGCGGCAAACACCGGGCGGTGGGCCTGGATCCGCAGCATCGCCCGAGCAGGTTTCGACCCTGCAAAGCACAATGCGCGACTGCTCAAGCGCCGCCTCGGTGGCTCACCGGGGGAGACTCTTGCGAAGTTCCGCGACTCGCCTCGAAGGATTTCGCTGTGA
- a CDS encoding ASCH domain-containing protein: MIGESPEQFWELAQKTRPDLPGEIPEAWAFGATPEHADDLLALVLSGTKTGTASALWDIEADGDSVPEVGELSIILDGRGRPRALIETTAIDIVAFSAVTAEHAHAEGEGDRTLAAWRDIHERFWSEHGRRGFSPEMPVVCERFRVLFGTACDAPDGESGDCSRGKSA, translated from the coding sequence GTGATCGGTGAGTCGCCCGAGCAGTTCTGGGAGCTGGCGCAGAAGACCCGGCCCGACCTTCCCGGCGAGATTCCAGAAGCCTGGGCCTTCGGTGCGACTCCCGAGCATGCGGATGACCTCCTCGCTCTCGTGCTGTCCGGGACGAAGACGGGCACCGCCTCGGCGCTGTGGGACATCGAAGCCGACGGCGATTCCGTCCCCGAGGTGGGCGAACTGAGCATCATCCTCGACGGCCGGGGCCGACCGAGAGCCCTCATCGAAACCACGGCGATCGACATCGTGGCCTTCTCCGCAGTGACCGCCGAGCATGCCCATGCGGAAGGGGAGGGCGACCGAACCCTGGCTGCCTGGCGCGACATCCATGAACGCTTCTGGAGCGAGCACGGACGGCGTGGATTCTCGCCCGAGATGCCGGTCGTGTGTGAACGTTTTCGGGTGCTCTTCGGAACGGCCTGCGATGCGCCTGACGGCGAGTCCGGCGACTGCTCACGTGGGAAGAGCGCATGA
- a CDS encoding TetR/AcrR family transcriptional regulator C-terminal domain-containing protein: protein MRLNRERLVDAALALVDEEGAEALSMRTLAARVDRQVSSLYNHISGRTALIEAMRARIVAEIDVTPFASAEQTALGTTESRQTSESVPWDAALECWARSYLHAFSAHPNLIRLLATTSIGDLSTYRMYDTVVAGLRRGGWPESRTVAVMRTVEAHILGSALDIIAPADLIAQDSADERFASIRAALDPGFAGTSSATAAFEFGLRALIDGLRLQLEAIAS, encoded by the coding sequence GTGAGACTCAATCGGGAGCGGCTCGTCGATGCTGCGCTCGCCCTCGTCGATGAGGAGGGCGCCGAGGCGCTGTCGATGCGGACTCTGGCGGCTCGGGTCGATCGTCAGGTGTCATCGCTGTACAACCATATATCCGGTCGTACCGCACTGATCGAGGCGATGCGGGCCCGCATCGTCGCCGAAATCGACGTCACGCCGTTCGCCTCGGCTGAGCAGACTGCGTTGGGGACGACCGAGTCGAGGCAGACTTCGGAGTCGGTCCCGTGGGATGCGGCGCTCGAGTGCTGGGCACGCTCGTACCTGCACGCTTTCTCCGCGCATCCGAATCTCATCCGCCTGCTCGCGACGACGTCGATCGGCGATCTGTCGACGTATCGGATGTACGACACTGTGGTGGCTGGACTGCGCCGAGGCGGCTGGCCCGAGTCGAGGACCGTGGCGGTCATGCGCACGGTCGAGGCTCACATCCTCGGGTCGGCGCTCGACATCATCGCCCCCGCCGACCTCATTGCTCAGGACTCGGCTGACGAGCGGTTCGCGTCGATTCGTGCGGCGCTCGATCCGGGGTTCGCGGGCACCTCTTCGGCGACGGCCGCGTTCGAATTCGGGCTGCGCGCTCTCATCGACGGGCTGCGGCTGCAGCTGGAGGCGATTGCATCGTGA
- a CDS encoding amidohydrolase, producing MASTHFHNGTIWLGAGREPADALLVHDGVIIAIGSAEVARQLSTPPSSPSLADPHEPVAGESVDIETVDLRGGFLMPSFADGHAHPIFGGLEAEGPQVRSCASVAEIIAEVRRFAEANPDLEWITGASYDGSLVDGGLFDARWLDEAVSDRPVVLRAWDYHTVWCNSRALELAGITASTPEPELGEIPRRGDSSPLGTLREWGAVDLVDAVRPPLDESMRLRSLERAADYYLQRGVTWVQDAWVEPADVETYIAAARQGRLTIRFNLAFYADPRRFAEQLPAMIEARLRVDELADQMLTAQTVKFFADGVVENETGALLEPYCSSLHSHGLRVWEADTLAEAVRAVDAAGFQVHIHAIGDAAVRQALDAIESTIAANGPRDRRPVIAHAQLVESADLDRFADLGVIANMQPLWAQLDDLMTVLTVPRLGEDRARQQYRMRTILDSGGHLSFGSDWPCTSGTPVEGLAIGTSRQNEAGEPYGGWIPEEIVDVDRALDSYSAAVAHQAFADASPEPWGAIQVGASADLIRFDLDPRDLTPRELALLPVRTTYLGGTAVYSRA from the coding sequence TTGGCATCGACGCATTTCCATAACGGCACCATCTGGCTCGGGGCCGGACGAGAGCCCGCTGACGCACTGCTGGTCCACGACGGTGTCATCATCGCGATCGGATCCGCCGAGGTGGCCCGACAGCTGAGCACTCCCCCATCGTCTCCGTCGCTCGCCGACCCACACGAGCCTGTGGCCGGCGAGTCAGTCGATATCGAAACGGTCGACCTTCGCGGCGGCTTCCTCATGCCGTCCTTCGCCGATGGTCATGCCCATCCCATCTTCGGCGGGCTCGAAGCCGAAGGTCCGCAGGTGCGCTCGTGCGCCAGCGTCGCCGAGATCATCGCCGAAGTGCGACGCTTCGCCGAGGCCAACCCTGACCTCGAATGGATCACCGGCGCCTCCTACGACGGCAGCCTCGTCGACGGCGGGCTCTTCGACGCCCGCTGGCTCGACGAGGCCGTGTCCGATCGTCCCGTCGTGCTGCGCGCCTGGGACTACCACACGGTATGGTGCAATTCTCGCGCCCTCGAACTCGCCGGCATCACCGCGAGCACGCCCGAACCCGAACTCGGTGAGATCCCCCGTCGAGGTGACAGTTCACCTCTGGGAACACTGCGGGAATGGGGAGCCGTCGACCTCGTCGATGCCGTCCGCCCGCCGCTGGACGAGTCGATGCGCCTGCGCTCCCTCGAACGGGCGGCCGACTACTATCTGCAGCGCGGAGTCACGTGGGTCCAGGATGCATGGGTCGAGCCAGCCGATGTCGAAACCTACATTGCGGCTGCCAGGCAGGGGCGGCTGACGATCCGATTCAATCTCGCCTTCTATGCCGACCCTCGCCGCTTCGCCGAGCAGCTGCCGGCGATGATCGAGGCGCGACTACGCGTGGACGAACTCGCCGATCAGATGCTCACTGCCCAGACGGTGAAGTTCTTCGCCGACGGCGTCGTCGAGAACGAGACCGGAGCGCTGCTCGAACCGTACTGCTCCTCCCTGCACAGCCACGGTCTGCGGGTGTGGGAGGCAGACACTCTCGCGGAGGCGGTTCGTGCCGTCGACGCCGCTGGCTTCCAAGTTCACATCCATGCTATCGGCGACGCCGCCGTCCGGCAGGCCCTTGACGCCATCGAGTCCACCATCGCCGCCAACGGGCCACGCGACCGACGGCCGGTCATCGCCCACGCTCAACTCGTCGAATCGGCTGATCTCGACCGGTTCGCAGACCTTGGGGTCATCGCCAATATGCAGCCTTTGTGGGCACAACTCGATGACCTCATGACTGTGCTCACGGTCCCCCGCCTCGGCGAGGATCGGGCCCGGCAGCAGTACCGCATGAGAACGATCCTCGACAGCGGCGGGCACCTGTCCTTCGGCTCGGACTGGCCGTGCACCTCTGGCACACCCGTCGAAGGGCTGGCAATCGGCACCAGCCGGCAGAACGAGGCGGGAGAACCATACGGCGGATGGATTCCGGAGGAGATCGTCGACGTCGACCGTGCTCTCGATTCCTACTCGGCGGCCGTGGCTCACCAGGCCTTCGCCGACGCCTCCCCCGAACCGTGGGGAGCCATTCAGGTCGGAGCGAGCGCCGATCTCATTCGATTCGACCTCGATCCGCGTGACCTGACCCCGCGCGAACTGGCACTGCTGCCGGTCCGCACCACCTACCTCGGCGGCACTGCCGTGTATTCGAGGGCCTGA
- a CDS encoding amino acid permease, with product MPQHTTDHRTDGQGQLKRALGVPSLVFFGLVYMVPLTVFTTYGIVTQVTGGRVPLAYVITLLAMVFTARSYAKMAAELPFAGSAYTYTQKSFGAGIGFVAGWALLLDYLFLPMINYLVIGIYLSAAFPMIPAWIFVVTAIALVTVLNIIGIVSVARANVVIIAAQTIFIFTFAGLGIASMTGTGTVDLAAPFTGDGTADGFGNVMAGAAILCLSFLGFDAVSTLSEEAKDAKRTVPRAIIIATVTGGLIYIALSFLAQLAYPSNDFTDVDSGALDVMAAAGGQFLTIFFTAAYVAGACGSALTSQASVSRILYAMGRDGVLPKSFFGRLSPRFHTPVLATLAVGLVSLLALAVDLGFISEMVSFGALIAFSAVNLSVIKHFVIDGKRRGGAAVFSFIVLPGIGFCLTLWLWTSLSPRTLLIGAIWLLIGIAYLAVVTRGFRRSTPMLDLTE from the coding sequence ATGCCCCAACACACAACCGACCACCGAACGGACGGCCAAGGTCAACTCAAACGAGCACTCGGAGTCCCCTCCCTGGTGTTCTTCGGACTCGTCTACATGGTGCCGCTCACGGTTTTCACGACCTACGGCATCGTCACCCAGGTCACCGGAGGCCGAGTTCCCCTCGCCTATGTCATCACGCTGCTTGCGATGGTATTCACCGCCAGATCGTACGCGAAGATGGCAGCCGAACTTCCATTCGCGGGATCCGCCTACACCTATACGCAGAAGAGCTTCGGGGCGGGTATCGGCTTTGTCGCCGGGTGGGCACTGCTGCTCGACTACCTGTTCCTGCCGATGATCAACTACCTCGTCATCGGCATCTACCTCTCGGCCGCATTCCCGATGATCCCGGCATGGATCTTCGTCGTCACCGCAATCGCCCTCGTCACTGTCCTCAACATCATCGGCATCGTGTCCGTAGCAAGGGCGAATGTCGTCATCATCGCCGCCCAGACAATCTTCATCTTCACCTTCGCAGGGCTCGGGATTGCGTCGATGACCGGGACGGGAACTGTCGATCTCGCAGCGCCGTTCACCGGCGACGGAACCGCCGATGGCTTCGGCAATGTGATGGCCGGTGCGGCCATCTTGTGCCTGTCTTTCCTCGGATTCGACGCCGTGTCGACGCTGTCGGAAGAGGCGAAAGACGCAAAGCGCACTGTACCTCGTGCAATCATCATCGCCACCGTCACCGGCGGACTCATCTACATCGCCCTGTCCTTCCTCGCTCAACTCGCCTACCCATCGAACGATTTCACCGACGTCGACTCCGGCGCGCTCGACGTCATGGCGGCCGCAGGTGGCCAGTTCCTGACAATCTTCTTCACCGCCGCCTACGTCGCCGGCGCCTGTGGCTCGGCTCTGACTTCGCAGGCCTCGGTTTCCCGCATCCTGTATGCCATGGGACGCGACGGAGTCTTGCCCAAGTCGTTCTTCGGTCGCCTTTCTCCTCGATTCCACACCCCGGTTCTCGCCACGCTCGCGGTCGGATTGGTGTCTCTGCTCGCCCTTGCCGTCGATCTCGGCTTCATCTCGGAGATGGTCAGCTTCGGCGCGCTCATCGCGTTCTCTGCAGTCAACCTCTCCGTCATCAAGCACTTCGTCATCGATGGGAAGAGGCGCGGAGGCGCCGCAGTCTTCAGCTTCATCGTGCTGCCGGGAATCGGCTTCTGCCTCACGCTGTGGCTGTGGACGAGCCTCTCGCCCCGGACTCTGCTGATCGGTGCGATCTGGCTGCTCATCGGCATCGCCTATCTCGCCGTCGTCACCCGCGGGTTCCGGCGCTCGACGCCGATGCTCGATCTGACGGAATAG